The window attaaataataatacaacaaTACTGTTTGAACAGATTCGAATACAGTGTACAGtactataataatataatgtacttctctgttaatttttttaaatcatattagtataatggtagtagtagtaaataCTTGAATACGTACTCTAAATTTTTGTACCTTTATCGCTGTTTCGTATTTCCGGGGCGGGGCTTAGTCTGGTCAGCTGATATAAGAGCAGGAGGGTCGCGTGACCGCTCATTGACAACAAAGATGGCGGCTCCGGAGAGGAACAAGCGTTGTGGAGCGTCTTCAgctcttctgctgttctctgtgTTCGGTTCGAGTCTCGGTTTGTTCAGCGGGGGGGACGCTTTGAAGAGGAAGGTGAGAACACCCCGCGACCGGGAGGAAGAGCCCGGAAGTGACGTAGACACGGTGATTGGATCAGACAAAAACGGAAATGTTCAGGAGCCGAGATCAAAACTCAATTTAGTTCGTAGCCGTTGATCAGAATCACGTGACACCTAATCAATATTTAGGAGATATCTGATCCATATTGATGTCAACATGTCGGAATCGAACCAGCattgatcatgtgatcaatagTTTATTGATTTTAAGGTCTACCTAAATAAGTAACGTGACGTCATAAATCAGATGACTTTTTCAGCCTTGATTGGTTGTGATCTCCAGGTGCTAAAGGAATCTTATGTATTGTTTTTCGTGTGTTACGTCTACACTGATTGGTCGAAATGATTTGATTACATCACCATCAGTGTGATCTGATCACTACTATCATTGATATATTGATCATGCCGTCTGTGGCTTCCCTCCTCAGCTGTCGGTGGAGATCAACCCCGGGGCGCCGGCGCCGCCGCCCGACTTCGACCTGCTCCATGTTCGCGCCGTTGGCGACAACGACACGCTTCACTTCCTGCTCTGCAGCCAGGGGGCACCGACGCTACTGCTCGTCCACACCAACACCACGGCGTCCGCCATCAAGGTCTGttgacgatgatgtcatcatgttaccatgacgATCTGTTGCTGGGAGACCCcctaaaaaaacttgtttttacaCATCCAGCCCTGTAGGAGGCACTGTGGGCGGTCCCCTCAGTCTGACTGGTATTTTCTGATGCTGCGTTTGATTGGCTGATGCCAGAATcatgtggtcatgtgacgtTCTCCTCTCTCAGGTGAACTGGACTCAGTTGGAAGATCGTAACCACGACGGcggcttgtgggtggagccagaGAGCAGCGTTCTCTACAGCACCGCCCTCATCTTCAGCAGGGTAACGTGTCTACCTTAAATCTGTCGCAGCAATCAGTCAGTACACCTTAatcctaatctaatctaatctcatTGTCATTTGTGTTTCAGTTGCTGGAGTACGATGACACCAACAACACAGCCGAACCCTCGGACTTCCTGCCGCCCTACGACCTTCAGGACGCCGTCTGGTCGCGTCTCAACCTGTCCGGTCCAGACGCGCTGCTCTGCGGCGCCGTCGCCAACGGGTCCGTCTGTTTGCAGGtctgtcgccatggagacgcATGACGGAGACGCGATGACTTGAATTCTATgtttattatgatttttttcttccccagTTGTCGGTATTTGAAATGGAGGGGCGTGGCCTCTCCTTGCCCCGCCTCCTCCACACAGCTAACTCCTCCCAGTTGAGCGTCAAATTGGACGGACTGTCACCGCGCTCCAATCATTCAAGGTTCCTATTGGAGCTCCAgacagtgggcggggcttacccGCCGAGCAAAGTTGAGACTCGTCAGTCGATTGACGACGAGTTCACGCCGGCAATATTCAAGGTGAGGCGTCACTCGACAGGAAGTGGGAGGAGcctcgtctgattggctgactgtgTTCTCCTCCCTCAGGTGTCCCTTTGGGTTCCGTCGGCGAACGGTCCCGACGTTCCGGCGTTCCTTCAGTGGAAGCCGGTGGCGTACCGTCAGCCCGACCCGACGCTGGAGGACGCCACGCCCTGCCGTAACTCCGCCCCCCTGCCTCAGAGTAGCGAGGGGGCAGCGGTGACTTCCGGTTTGATCCGAGGTTTCTTCACACAGACGGAGGCGTTTGGGCTGAACGTCAGCTTCGGGCTGGCGGGGGATCCATTCTACCACAGCACCGGGTTCCTCCACTGGTGGGTTGGGTTCGTACACCTGGACGCGCAGGTGGAGGGGCGTGTCAcgtttgttcttcttctgtttcctgcaggaCGCTGCTGCTGGGCTCCGGCTCGCCGCCCGTCGACTCGCTTTCGCCGCTGGTTGTCAGCGTGATGGCGTTTGGTTTGGGCATGCCTACTCTCCTGCTGCTGATTGGAGGGATCTACGTCTGCGTTCGGAAGAGGGCGGCGACCGTCGTCTACGAGCAAATCAACTGACTCAGGTGACATCACTCTGACCAGCCAGCCAATCGGATGCCAGGAAGCCTTtctgaagtgtttttatttctcactgGACTCGTTTTTAAT of the Antennarius striatus isolate MH-2024 chromosome 14, ASM4005453v1, whole genome shotgun sequence genome contains:
- the glmp gene encoding glycosylated lysosomal membrane protein; translated protein: MAAPERNKRCGASSALLLFSVFGSSLGLFSGGDALKRKLSVEINPGAPAPPPDFDLLHVRAVGDNDTLHFLLCSQGAPTLLLVHTNTTASAIKVNWTQLEDRNHDGGLWVEPESSVLYSTALIFSRLLEYDDTNNTAEPSDFLPPYDLQDAVWSRLNLSGPDALLCGAVANGSVCLQLSVFEMEGRGLSLPRLLHTANSSQLSVKLDGLSPRSNHSRFLLELQTVGGAYPPSKVETRQSIDDEFTPAIFKVSLWVPSANGPDVPAFLQWKPVAYRQPDPTLEDATPCRNSAPLPQSSEGAAVTSGLIRGFFTQTEAFGLNVSFGLAGDPFYHSTGFLHWTLLLGSGSPPVDSLSPLVVSVMAFGLGMPTLLLLIGGIYVCVRKRAATVVYEQIN